One stretch of Roseimicrobium sp. ORNL1 DNA includes these proteins:
- a CDS encoding aminopeptidase has translation MRRPLPHRFRMQHAVCLTLSLGLLVAVIAMTVSCSSGHFYSQAAQGQVEMLRRAQPIPKVLENPKTSPKLRSQLELVQKLRAFAHDHLKLPTDRQYKNYADLGRKFVVWNVYAAPEFSLKAKTWRYPMVGSLKYRGFFSEKAAKEEADELREEHYDVMVGGVRVYSTLGWFSDPVLNTFVNDKEAQLAETLFHELTHARFFVSGDTDFNEAYATASGQEGARQWLRAKGDTAGLAQYEKDLQEFGRILALLKSTRARLEELYKREDQMTEVEMRAQKEAIFNNTRNEYAAMKRRGECDESYDRLFGGQLNNARLTALATYYDLVPAFHQLYEKEGRDWEKFHRAVEAMRPLTKDARRKKLGAISAE, from the coding sequence ATGCGCAGACCCCTCCCCCATCGCTTCCGCATGCAGCATGCCGTATGCCTCACCCTGAGCCTCGGTCTCCTGGTTGCTGTGATCGCGATGACGGTCTCCTGCAGCTCGGGGCACTTCTATTCCCAGGCGGCTCAAGGACAGGTGGAAATGCTCCGCCGCGCGCAACCCATTCCGAAGGTGCTGGAGAATCCGAAGACCAGCCCGAAGCTGCGCTCGCAGTTGGAACTCGTGCAAAAGCTCCGGGCCTTTGCGCATGATCATTTGAAACTGCCGACGGATCGGCAGTACAAGAATTACGCGGACCTCGGCCGGAAGTTCGTCGTGTGGAATGTGTATGCGGCGCCGGAGTTTTCTCTGAAGGCCAAGACCTGGCGGTATCCCATGGTGGGCTCGCTGAAATACCGCGGCTTCTTTTCTGAAAAGGCAGCCAAGGAAGAAGCGGACGAGCTTCGCGAAGAACACTACGACGTGATGGTGGGTGGTGTGCGGGTGTATTCCACTCTGGGATGGTTTTCCGATCCGGTGCTGAATACTTTTGTAAACGACAAGGAGGCGCAACTCGCGGAGACCTTGTTCCATGAACTGACCCACGCGCGATTCTTCGTGAGCGGGGACACGGATTTCAATGAGGCCTATGCCACCGCCAGCGGGCAGGAGGGTGCGCGCCAGTGGTTGCGGGCGAAGGGCGACACCGCCGGACTGGCGCAGTATGAAAAGGACCTGCAGGAGTTTGGCAGAATCCTCGCCCTGCTCAAAAGCACCCGCGCCCGCCTGGAAGAACTCTACAAGCGCGAGGACCAGATGACCGAGGTGGAGATGCGCGCGCAGAAGGAGGCGATCTTCAATAACACGAGAAATGAGTATGCGGCCATGAAGCGCCGTGGCGAATGTGATGAGTCCTACGACCGGCTTTTTGGCGGTCAACTCAACAACGCCCGCCTCACCGCGCTCGCCACCTACTACGATCTGGTGCCAGCCTTTCACCAACTCTACGAGAAGGAGGGGCGCGACTGGGAGAAGTTTCACCGCGCCGTGGAGGCCATGAGGCCGCTGACCAAGGACGCGCGGCGGAAAAAGCTGGGGGCCATCAGCGCGGAATAG
- a CDS encoding TIGR00282 family metallophosphoesterase — MTGAPDDNTIRILFLGDVMGDPGRRAVGDLLPKLKEEFSVDFAIVNGENIAGGRGLTPKLAIGLMRAGAAVVTTGDHVWDQKEIIPWFDEEPRLLRPINYPEGTPGSGSVVLETKKGKVGVMNVQGRTFMKMLLENPFTVMQAEVEKLREETKVIFVDMHSETTSEKVSMGWFLDGKVSAVVGTHTHVQTADERILPEGTAFLCDAGMCGPLNSCIGMEVDAAIARFTTLMPSRHHVARGPVKVCGVLVDVDAATGKATAIERVQRIWEEPGGS; from the coding sequence ATGACCGGAGCCCCAGACGACAACACCATCCGCATTCTTTTCCTCGGTGATGTCATGGGCGATCCCGGACGCCGCGCGGTGGGAGATCTGCTGCCGAAACTCAAGGAGGAATTCTCCGTGGACTTCGCGATTGTGAACGGCGAGAACATCGCCGGTGGCCGTGGTCTCACGCCGAAGCTCGCCATTGGGCTCATGCGCGCCGGCGCTGCCGTGGTGACCACGGGCGACCACGTGTGGGACCAGAAGGAAATCATCCCCTGGTTCGACGAGGAGCCGCGCCTGCTCCGCCCCATCAACTACCCCGAGGGCACGCCCGGCAGTGGCAGCGTGGTGCTGGAGACCAAGAAGGGCAAAGTCGGTGTGATGAATGTGCAGGGCCGCACCTTCATGAAGATGCTGCTGGAGAATCCCTTCACCGTCATGCAGGCCGAGGTGGAGAAGTTGCGGGAGGAGACCAAGGTCATCTTCGTGGACATGCACAGTGAGACCACCAGCGAGAAGGTGTCCATGGGTTGGTTCTTGGATGGCAAAGTCTCCGCCGTGGTCGGCACGCACACCCACGTGCAGACCGCCGACGAGCGCATCCTTCCCGAAGGCACCGCCTTCCTCTGTGATGCCGGCATGTGCGGCCCCCTTAATTCCTGCATCGGCATGGAAGTGGATGCGGCGATCGCGCGCTTCACGACGCTGATGCCCAGCCGCCATCATGTGGCCAGAGGTCCGGTGAAAGTTTGCGGTGTGCTGGTGGATGTAGATGCCGCCACGGGCAAGGCGACTGCGATTGAGCGTGTGCAGCGGATCTGGGAAGAGCCGGGGGGCTCGTGA
- a CDS encoding NUDIX hydrolase yields MDRHALRSQLAELNLTQRPDEAPFRDQMMTLLDAEPQCFHRSCFPGHFTASAFVVSADGSRALLNHHRKLDRWLHFGGHCDGDENLVRVAQREALEECGIEGLIVASSRPFDLDVHPIPAHGNEPEHLHYDVNFVLIAPEGAVETISPESVELRWFTPDEMRALPLVESMQRIVRKWEELRARRAHAVPGA; encoded by the coding sequence ATGGATCGCCACGCCCTCCGTTCCCAACTCGCTGAACTCAATCTCACCCAAAGACCCGACGAGGCGCCCTTTCGCGATCAGATGATGACGCTGCTCGATGCAGAGCCCCAGTGTTTTCACCGTTCCTGTTTTCCTGGTCACTTCACCGCGAGCGCTTTTGTGGTGAGCGCGGATGGATCACGCGCGCTGCTGAATCATCATCGCAAGCTGGATCGGTGGCTGCATTTCGGAGGTCACTGCGATGGAGACGAAAACCTCGTGCGCGTGGCGCAGCGCGAAGCCCTGGAGGAATGCGGCATCGAGGGATTGATTGTGGCTTCTTCGCGTCCCTTTGATCTCGATGTCCATCCCATCCCTGCCCATGGGAATGAGCCGGAGCATCTGCACTACGATGTGAACTTCGTCCTCATCGCGCCGGAGGGTGCGGTGGAGACCATCAGCCCGGAGAGTGTGGAGCTGCGCTGGTTCACCCCGGACGAGATGCGGGCACTCCCGCTGGTGGAGAGCATGCAGCGCATCGTCCGGAAGTGGGAGGAACTGCGGGCGAGACGTGCACACGCGGTTCCGGGCGCGTAA
- a CDS encoding PQQ-binding-like beta-propeller repeat protein: MEAFPSEGLKIRWRVPVGPSWSSPVIADGHVYVTDVVLQKPKATERLQCIEESSGKVLWTHAHEAPYPDWGFTPGQENGPSVTPIVQDGKVWMLGAMGGLYCLDAKTGATLWQKDLAKDYGMGGFSTNASPLMDGEKIILVIGGKPDAGVIALDKNSGKEIWHALDEASANSSPTILEAAGKRQLIVWTQQSVSALDPNNGEALWRQRLLTSSDNTVSTPVTQGDLLLIGGLMLKLDQNKPGSSILWPDTKAVSHRVLSNTSTAMLTEGHVYSATTKGELVCLDAQTGAKLWTKDGLTSKATGTAIHFFPQGTSNGNGSVLLYTDQGNLIRAKLTPQGYEEVSRTKLLEPVYTFSGRKLCWSPPAFANGCVFARNEKEMVCAELKRR; this comes from the coding sequence ATGGAGGCCTTTCCCTCCGAAGGACTGAAGATACGCTGGCGCGTTCCGGTGGGCCCCTCGTGGTCCAGCCCAGTGATCGCAGATGGCCACGTGTACGTGACCGATGTGGTGCTGCAGAAACCCAAGGCTACTGAGCGGCTCCAGTGCATCGAGGAATCCAGCGGCAAGGTGTTGTGGACGCATGCGCATGAAGCGCCGTATCCCGACTGGGGCTTCACTCCGGGTCAGGAGAATGGACCGTCCGTGACTCCCATCGTCCAGGACGGCAAGGTGTGGATGCTGGGTGCCATGGGAGGATTGTATTGTCTGGATGCGAAAACGGGCGCGACGCTCTGGCAGAAGGATCTCGCCAAAGACTATGGCATGGGTGGGTTCTCCACGAATGCCTCGCCGCTTATGGATGGAGAAAAAATCATCCTGGTGATCGGCGGCAAGCCAGATGCGGGTGTGATCGCATTGGACAAGAACAGCGGAAAGGAAATCTGGCACGCGCTGGACGAAGCCTCCGCCAACAGCTCGCCTACTATCCTCGAAGCCGCCGGAAAACGGCAGCTCATCGTGTGGACGCAGCAATCGGTGAGCGCTCTGGATCCAAATAATGGTGAAGCACTCTGGCGGCAGCGACTGCTCACCAGCTCGGACAACACGGTCTCCACGCCGGTGACACAGGGAGATCTGTTGTTGATTGGAGGTTTGATGTTGAAGCTGGATCAAAACAAGCCCGGCTCCTCTATCCTCTGGCCGGATACCAAGGCAGTTTCGCATCGCGTGCTCAGCAACACTTCTACCGCGATGCTCACTGAAGGGCATGTCTATTCCGCCACCACCAAGGGTGAGTTGGTATGCCTGGATGCGCAGACCGGCGCCAAGCTCTGGACCAAAGATGGACTCACCTCGAAGGCCACCGGCACCGCGATTCACTTCTTTCCACAAGGGACCAGCAACGGCAATGGAAGCGTGCTGCTCTACACCGACCAAGGAAATCTCATCCGCGCAAAGCTCACTCCACAGGGCTATGAGGAGGTGAGCCGAACGAAACTGCTGGAGCCCGTGTACACGTTTTCAGGACGCAAGCTCTGCTGGTCCCCGCCGGCTTTTGCGAATGGGTGTGTGTTCGCCAGGAACGAGAAAGAGATGGTGTGCGCGGAGCTGAAACGGAGGTAG
- a CDS encoding N-acetylmuramoyl-L-alanine amidase — protein sequence MSFWRRFKPAIGVAVIALWGRTMPAQTPETPAPAPSSAAPAPSPAPVPVPVPAPPPSPAAPGSVSPAMAQEDTPPLLAVPPDKPQLSPLADKPDWNALKALASVLTRTEFQQAMTSVYADDSTQLPPWRVEGESLIVETSPGAPPVTVPFLNVDALRNKPVRYWRTPRELPPLQKGDPPLKGLHIALDPGHIGGNYAEMEERWLSMNPSNPHEAVREGSLVLQVARQLKPRLEALGAMVTFVREAEAPVTTQKPDDLRPVARQVLQDAGVPNPPESYANRYDERRIISVQWQAEKLFYRVSEIRARGRRVNQELKPDLVLCLHLNAEAWGDPAKPAFVPQNHLHLLVNGCYSPAELRHEDIRFEMLQRLFSRVHEVEIPMADTVADAMAQSTGLPAYVYNKSSARRVSGSPYVYARNLLANRLYQCPVLYFEPYVMNHEETYKRLLLGQYVGRTLMDGRLVSSPLEDYTRGVVRGLEEYYSSVRTKETP from the coding sequence ATGTCATTCTGGAGACGATTCAAACCGGCAATCGGCGTGGCGGTAATCGCGCTGTGGGGGAGAACCATGCCCGCGCAGACGCCTGAGACACCGGCACCTGCGCCGTCCTCTGCCGCTCCTGCGCCCAGCCCAGCTCCGGTCCCAGTCCCTGTCCCTGCCCCGCCGCCCTCTCCTGCTGCGCCGGGTTCCGTGTCACCGGCCATGGCTCAGGAGGATACTCCCCCACTGCTGGCAGTGCCGCCGGACAAGCCGCAGCTCAGCCCCCTGGCGGACAAGCCCGACTGGAACGCGCTGAAGGCCCTGGCCAGCGTCCTGACGCGGACGGAGTTTCAGCAGGCGATGACCTCCGTGTATGCGGATGATTCGACCCAGCTCCCACCCTGGCGGGTGGAGGGGGAATCGCTCATCGTGGAAACCTCGCCCGGCGCCCCGCCGGTGACCGTGCCGTTCCTCAATGTGGATGCCCTGCGCAACAAGCCCGTGCGCTACTGGCGCACCCCACGGGAGCTCCCCCCACTGCAGAAGGGTGACCCGCCGCTCAAGGGCTTGCACATTGCACTGGACCCGGGCCACATCGGCGGAAACTACGCCGAGATGGAGGAGCGCTGGCTCAGCATGAACCCCAGCAATCCCCATGAGGCCGTGAGGGAGGGAAGCCTGGTCCTGCAGGTGGCGAGGCAGCTCAAGCCGCGGCTGGAAGCTCTGGGCGCCATGGTGACCTTCGTTCGCGAGGCTGAGGCTCCGGTAACCACTCAAAAGCCGGACGACCTCCGCCCGGTCGCACGCCAGGTGCTGCAGGATGCGGGCGTCCCCAATCCGCCGGAATCCTATGCCAACCGCTACGACGAGCGCCGCATCATTTCCGTGCAGTGGCAGGCGGAGAAGCTCTTCTACCGGGTGAGCGAGATTCGCGCGCGCGGACGCCGGGTGAATCAGGAACTCAAACCCGATCTGGTGCTCTGCCTCCATCTCAATGCCGAGGCCTGGGGCGATCCGGCAAAGCCCGCCTTCGTGCCGCAGAATCACCTGCACCTGCTGGTGAATGGCTGCTACAGCCCGGCGGAACTTCGGCATGAGGACATCCGCTTCGAGATGCTGCAGCGCCTCTTCAGCCGCGTGCATGAGGTGGAAATCCCCATGGCGGACACCGTGGCGGACGCCATGGCGCAATCTACCGGCCTGCCCGCGTATGTTTATAACAAGAGCTCTGCGCGTCGCGTTTCCGGCAGCCCCTACGTCTATGCGCGCAACCTGCTGGCGAACCGCCTCTACCAGTGCCCGGTGCTCTACTTTGAGCCTTATGTGATGAACCACGAGGAGACGTACAAGCGCCTGCTGCTCGGGCAGTACGTTGGGCGCACGCTGATGGACGGAAGGCTCGTCTCCAGCCCTCTGGAAGATTACACCCGCGGCGTAGTACGCGGCCTGGAGGAATACTACAGTTCCGTGCGCACCAAGGAAACTCCATGA
- a CDS encoding alpha/beta fold hydrolase, translating to MRFFLIIAALGCLLVRGAHADAKSTAPWNLDQLFKAPPHEWADQKSPVQALFYTGEPFQGKPSRVFAYYASPDTLAGTAPKPGTKYPGVVLIHGGGGTAFKVWAELWAKRGYAAIAMDLAGVRPDEADNTKRTPIPQGGPGQDHVAKFETVKTPDVTDDWNYHAVANGILAHSLLRSFPEVDADRTAVTGISWGGYTTCIVASLDHRFKAAVPVYGCGFLNENSSWLPEFEKLGPEYTKQWMKIYDPSAWLPQCRVPIFFVNGTNDVHYRLDSYMKSFNAVKLTPKNIRIQVKMPHGHGAGWTPMEIGLYVDSLLGVRGEKPLPTCAAPTIEGEKVKASMHSPTAIKTATFTYAKPGDAYHTREWETVPATLENNVVTAPAPPADSDMGFFSLTDERGAMVSSPVWIKKKP from the coding sequence ATGCGCTTCTTTCTCATCATCGCCGCCCTGGGCTGTCTGCTCGTCCGGGGTGCGCACGCAGACGCCAAGTCCACAGCTCCCTGGAATCTCGATCAGCTCTTCAAAGCCCCGCCGCACGAATGGGCGGACCAGAAGAGCCCGGTGCAGGCGCTCTTCTACACGGGTGAACCTTTTCAGGGAAAGCCCAGCCGCGTGTTTGCCTACTACGCCTCACCCGATACGCTCGCGGGCACTGCACCCAAGCCAGGAACGAAGTATCCCGGCGTCGTGCTGATTCACGGAGGCGGCGGCACGGCTTTCAAGGTGTGGGCAGAACTGTGGGCGAAGCGGGGGTATGCCGCCATCGCCATGGACTTGGCGGGAGTCCGCCCAGACGAGGCGGATAACACCAAACGCACGCCCATTCCACAAGGCGGACCGGGGCAGGATCACGTGGCCAAGTTCGAGACGGTGAAAACGCCAGACGTCACGGATGACTGGAACTACCACGCCGTGGCGAACGGCATCCTCGCGCACTCGCTGCTGCGCAGCTTTCCCGAGGTCGACGCAGACCGCACCGCCGTGACCGGCATTTCGTGGGGCGGCTACACCACCTGCATCGTGGCCTCGCTGGACCACCGGTTCAAGGCGGCCGTGCCGGTGTATGGATGCGGCTTCCTGAATGAAAACAGTTCGTGGTTGCCGGAGTTCGAGAAGCTGGGCCCGGAGTACACGAAACAATGGATGAAGATCTACGATCCCAGTGCGTGGCTGCCGCAGTGCCGTGTGCCCATCTTCTTCGTGAACGGCACAAACGATGTGCACTACCGGCTCGACAGCTACATGAAGAGCTTCAACGCCGTGAAGCTGACTCCCAAGAACATCCGCATCCAGGTGAAGATGCCCCACGGCCATGGTGCAGGCTGGACGCCCATGGAAATCGGCCTGTATGTGGACAGCCTGCTCGGGGTGCGTGGTGAAAAGCCGCTGCCGACATGTGCCGCCCCGACGATCGAGGGCGAGAAAGTGAAGGCGTCCATGCACAGTCCCACTGCCATCAAGACTGCTACGTTTACCTATGCGAAGCCCGGTGATGCCTATCACACCCGTGAATGGGAGACCGTTCCTGCCACGCTGGAAAACAATGTCGTGACAGCCCCTGCGCCACCTGCGGACTCGGACATGGGCTTCTTCAGCCTCACGGATGAGCGCGGCGCCATGGTCAGCTCTCCGGTGTGGATCAAAAAGAAACCGTGA
- a CDS encoding sulfatase, which yields MNRRTSLLLLLLALVSSWTLSAATPARPNVLLLMSDDLAATLGCYDHPVAKTPHLDALAKRGVQFDRAYCQFPHCNPSRASMMSGLRPNTTRVTDNGDNLYQNLPDVMTLPHHFREQGYATARCGKIFHLGVPTGAESMDDPKAWHFGLPFRDERPYPATRASEVKVKAGKKQGLPWQETTGPDNNMVDGQFAERAVDWMEKRDAAKPFFLAVGFHRPHLPLVAPAKYFDLYPLNSITLPEAPEDDESDIPLPARNGAVPGYALTSSPEQRRAAIRAYLACVSYMDAQAGVVLEALKRLGLEENTIVVFSGDHGWHLGEHGLWHKRSLFEESARVPFIIAAPGTKGAGKRSSSLVELLDVYPTLCDLAGVRAPDVLQGKSLRPVLEDPGVSIHDSAFTQARRGKEAEYWGRTVRTNRWRCTEWDEGRNGIELYDHNVDPHEYKNLAEDPQHAAVLKELRALLAEKLPPIEVVKK from the coding sequence ATGAACCGCCGTACCTCCCTGCTGCTGCTGCTACTCGCGCTGGTGTCGTCCTGGACTCTCTCCGCCGCCACGCCTGCCCGGCCGAATGTTCTGCTGCTTATGTCAGACGACCTCGCGGCTACCCTGGGGTGCTATGACCATCCTGTCGCCAAGACCCCGCACCTCGACGCCCTGGCGAAGCGCGGGGTGCAGTTTGATCGAGCCTACTGCCAGTTCCCCCACTGCAATCCCTCCCGTGCCTCCATGATGAGCGGCCTCCGGCCCAATACCACCCGGGTCACGGACAATGGTGACAATCTCTACCAGAACCTGCCTGACGTGATGACCCTGCCGCACCATTTCCGGGAGCAGGGCTACGCAACTGCGCGGTGTGGGAAAATCTTCCACCTCGGCGTACCGACCGGTGCTGAGAGCATGGATGACCCCAAGGCGTGGCACTTCGGCCTGCCCTTTCGCGATGAGCGGCCCTATCCGGCCACGCGTGCGAGCGAAGTGAAGGTGAAGGCAGGCAAGAAACAGGGACTCCCGTGGCAGGAGACCACCGGTCCGGACAACAATATGGTGGATGGCCAGTTCGCCGAGCGAGCCGTCGACTGGATGGAGAAGCGCGACGCTGCGAAACCGTTTTTCCTCGCCGTGGGATTCCATCGTCCGCACTTGCCCCTCGTGGCCCCGGCGAAGTACTTTGACCTCTACCCGCTGAACTCCATCACCCTCCCCGAAGCACCGGAAGATGATGAATCCGATATCCCCCTGCCTGCTCGCAACGGTGCGGTGCCGGGATACGCACTGACTTCCTCCCCGGAGCAGCGTCGTGCTGCCATCCGTGCCTACCTTGCCTGTGTCAGCTACATGGACGCGCAGGCTGGAGTGGTTCTGGAGGCGCTGAAGCGACTCGGACTGGAGGAGAATACCATCGTCGTCTTCTCCGGTGATCACGGCTGGCATCTCGGGGAGCATGGCCTGTGGCACAAGCGCAGTCTCTTTGAAGAGAGTGCGCGTGTGCCTTTCATCATTGCCGCGCCGGGAACGAAGGGAGCTGGGAAGCGCAGTTCCAGTCTCGTGGAACTGCTCGATGTGTATCCTACCCTCTGTGACTTGGCTGGTGTTCGCGCGCCGGATGTCTTGCAAGGCAAGTCCCTCCGTCCCGTGCTGGAGGATCCGGGTGTGTCCATTCATGATTCCGCTTTCACCCAGGCGCGCCGCGGTAAGGAAGCGGAATACTGGGGCCGCACCGTGCGCACGAACCGCTGGCGCTGCACCGAGTGGGATGAAGGGCGGAATGGGATCGAACTCTACGATCACAATGTGGACCCACATGAGTACAAGAATCTCGCCGAAGACCCGCAGCATGCTGCCGTGTTGAAGGAACTGAGGGCTCTGCTCGCGGAGAAGTTGCCGCCGATTGAGGTGGTGAAGAAGTAG
- a CDS encoding DEAD/DEAH box helicase, which yields MTTPKKPKPSLLHRLKSGIKSLLGSKKKKTEEKKHGHEEHPEKLHPSAKHPAKKHATEHAQGERKSARPPRPEGERREGSRPPREGDRGPRGGRDGERGPRGGRDARGGRDGRSGGGRGGRSGKPERGEREERAPRQNFEALPPPPAPPVPEGPYPEAFEVLGFSPAILAGIRDLGYAQPTEIQVKAAPIVLEGRDLVGASQTGTGKTAAFGMPALSKMGAPGALRCLILEPTRELAAQVVENFEKLGKYTGLRTLLVHGGVGYEKQRKGLQQGVDIVVATPGRLLDFMQDGTVNLDTVEVLILDEVDRMLDMGFLPDVRRIVERTPRTRQTLFFSATMPAQIKGLADWALKEPASVEVGIRFSPSETVSHYLYPVASDQREELLLELLRRTDFHSVMIFTRTKMDADRLFGSIQRDGEHKAAVMHGDITQRDREKALQDFREGKVEVIVATDVAARGLDISGVTHVINYMVPERSEDYVHRIGRTGRAKKEGDAFTLFSAEEIGYVSSIERLIGQEIERKKLDNFAYKYTTVLANEDKARAIMFGRKAKKRR from the coding sequence GTGACCACTCCGAAAAAGCCCAAACCGTCCCTGCTCCACCGTCTGAAGTCAGGCATCAAGAGTCTGCTTGGCTCCAAGAAGAAGAAGACCGAGGAGAAGAAGCACGGTCACGAAGAGCATCCGGAGAAGCTGCATCCTTCGGCGAAGCATCCCGCAAAGAAACATGCGACGGAACACGCCCAGGGGGAACGCAAGTCCGCCCGTCCCCCGCGCCCTGAAGGTGAACGCCGTGAAGGATCGAGGCCTCCTCGCGAAGGCGACCGTGGCCCCCGCGGTGGACGTGATGGCGAAAGAGGACCTCGCGGCGGCAGAGATGCCCGTGGAGGACGCGACGGAAGATCCGGCGGTGGTCGTGGCGGACGCTCCGGCAAGCCCGAGCGCGGTGAACGTGAAGAGCGCGCCCCGCGCCAGAACTTTGAGGCCCTTCCCCCACCCCCGGCACCGCCTGTGCCGGAAGGCCCGTATCCCGAGGCCTTTGAGGTCCTCGGCTTCTCCCCCGCCATCCTCGCAGGCATTCGTGATCTCGGATATGCGCAGCCGACGGAAATCCAGGTGAAGGCCGCTCCTATTGTACTGGAAGGCCGCGACCTCGTCGGCGCCTCCCAGACCGGCACCGGCAAAACGGCCGCCTTTGGCATGCCGGCGCTCAGCAAGATGGGCGCCCCCGGAGCTCTGCGATGCCTGATCCTTGAGCCTACCCGTGAGCTGGCGGCCCAGGTGGTGGAGAATTTTGAAAAGCTGGGCAAGTACACCGGCCTGCGCACGCTGCTCGTGCATGGCGGTGTGGGCTATGAGAAACAGCGCAAAGGTTTGCAACAGGGCGTGGACATCGTGGTAGCCACCCCGGGCCGCCTCTTGGACTTCATGCAGGACGGCACGGTGAATCTCGACACAGTCGAGGTGCTCATCCTGGATGAAGTGGACCGCATGCTGGACATGGGCTTCCTCCCGGACGTCCGCCGCATCGTGGAGCGCACGCCGCGCACGCGCCAGACATTGTTCTTCTCCGCCACCATGCCGGCCCAGATCAAGGGTCTGGCCGACTGGGCGCTGAAGGAGCCTGCCAGTGTGGAAGTCGGCATCCGCTTCTCGCCCTCCGAGACGGTGAGCCACTACCTCTATCCCGTGGCCAGCGATCAGCGTGAGGAGTTGCTGCTCGAGCTGCTGCGTCGCACCGATTTCCACAGCGTGATGATCTTCACCCGCACGAAGATGGATGCAGATCGCCTCTTCGGCTCCATCCAGCGCGATGGCGAACACAAGGCCGCTGTCATGCATGGTGACATCACCCAGCGCGACCGCGAGAAGGCCCTGCAAGACTTCCGTGAAGGCAAGGTGGAGGTCATCGTCGCCACCGACGTCGCCGCACGCGGCCTCGACATCAGCGGTGTGACCCACGTGATCAACTACATGGTCCCGGAGCGCTCCGAAGACTACGTGCACCGCATCGGCCGTACCGGACGCGCGAAGAAGGAAGGCGATGCTTTCACGCTCTTCTCCGCCGAAGAAATTGGCTATGTGTCTTCCATCGAGCGCCTCATCGGCCAGGAAATCGAGCGCAAGAAGCTGGACAACTTCGCCTACAAGTACACGACCGTACTGGCAAACGAAGACAAGGCACGAGCCATCATGTTCGGGCGCAAGGCGAAGAAGCGTCGGTAG
- a CDS encoding SEC-C metal-binding domain-containing protein produces MKGWRVVHGIKELVEKLGRNDLCPCGSSRKFPQLLPALRPA; encoded by the coding sequence ATGAAAGGATGGCGGGTGGTTCACGGAATCAAGGAACTGGTCGAGAAGCTCGGACGCAACGATCTGTGTCCGTGCGGATCCAGCCGGAAATTTCCGCAACTGTTGCCTGCGCTCCGGCCGGCATGA